A stretch of DNA from Dioscorea cayenensis subsp. rotundata cultivar TDr96_F1 chromosome 4, TDr96_F1_v2_PseudoChromosome.rev07_lg8_w22 25.fasta, whole genome shotgun sequence:
TCCAGAGCTTTCTTTTTTGGTGGGTAGCGAACTGCAAATGTCTGCGGCATGCACTTTATCTAGCATTCTAATTTCTCATTGTAATGCCTGTAGATATAGGTATTGTGACCCAATTCATGGACATTTGCCTTTAATCGAGCACCAATTTTACCAGTGATTTGGGAAATAGCTTCTCTGTAGAGCtgcttatgtttttcttttcatctcaTCTTATAAAGGAAACATGTTCTCTAGGATGGTTTGGAGAGGATCTTCGTTTATCTTGGACCATCATTACAAGGACCAACaatttagtttttcatttgaaGAATCATAGGCTACAATTCCTAAAATGGTTTGGTTGGTATGGAAATTACGACTTCTAGAACTTTTCACATCATTGCATCTACACAGGTTACCTGCAGTGGTCTAAATTTGACTGCATATGAATTTTCATAGTTGTTTGGATAATGAGATTTACAATCATTTGAGCAACATTAcataataatgaaatgaaatcacTGCTTTTACTATCAgtgaatctttttattttctcaggCACGGAGGTTTATCACCCTTATTGATGAATTGTACAATCACCACTGCAGCCTTTTTTGTTCAGCAGCATCTTCTATTGAAAATCTCTTTCAAGGAACTGACGAGGGAACACTTTTTGATTTGGAGAGGTTATTCATATTGACACTGTGAAACTTAACTTCAGGACCCTGGATATGAGCTCAACTTATGCCTTCAGCATGTCTCTTGATTATGCTAAtgtgtcttctttttgtttattgtcCAAATTCATGGTATTTATTTCCTGTCTTACAAAAAATATGCTAGTGAAGCCTAGCTGCTGTACTGTCAGTTTATGGATGAATAAGCATTCCATGTTATGCAATCATAATTTGAATTCTGGAACATCACTCAAATTAGGACCTGCACCATGCCTTGATTCTGAAACaaaattcaatgttttattaGACCTAATTCTCTCTGTGCTTAGTTATGTCTTACTGAATGCCTACATTGTGTATAAGAACTTGGAATAtctgaattattattatttgcaatatTGGTTGTCTCAGTTCAACTTACTTCAGTTACAAATTTGTAGTTTTCAGTTTGAAACTGAGGCAGAAGGTGGGAAACTACGTCGTGATGTTTTAGCAGCAGGCAGTGTAGGCTCAGGACCTGCAGTTCCTGGAATAGTATCTTTATTATCTGGTCAAGAAGAAATGTTTGCCTTTCGCCGTGCGGTAAGCATCTAGCAGCAATGCATCCATTtgattatgtttgttttttcccttaaataaattatttgatgTCTTGAGTTACAAAGACTAGTCTATGCTAGAAGTCAAAAATTGGCCTGTcaaatgcaaatatatatatgccataCGCATGCTTGACATTACACATGAAATACACACAAGTGCATGCACACACACATGCGCACACAAGCACAACCTAACTCTAGCCACTTGGGACATGACTTATTTGGATAAATAAGCTCTTTTCCTTGGTCATGACATATGGTCTATCAACTTTATTCGATGACTGAAgtataaatttcaaaagaaaaacttgaGCATATTATCATCACTTTATTATGCCTGAGAGCTCTATGTGCAGGTTTCTCGCTTAATCGAAATGCAAACACCCTTATACGCTGAAGGAGTCGGACTTCATCATCCTTTTTTCCAACATAGCAGACAACAGATGTTGGGTCATTCTGGTCCTGCAAAATCTAATCCATCTGCTTACAGCCCATTTTAGCATCCTTTTCACATACCAATAGTTTGAAGAAATTTAGTCTCCAAGTACTTGGGAGCCTTTCCTGTTCTCTAAACAGAAGTTCCTGCATATTCAAGCCGGGTACAGTTGGCAACATCTAAAAGTGAAGAGTGTGGTGTTTCTGGAAAGCCTGAAGGCACCATCTGCATACAAAATGTCCAATTTCTCTATTCATTTGTGCGGTTTAGAGTTATATAATGAATAACCTCATGTACGCAGATAGTTGCTGTTAGCCATTAGCATCaaataaaagcaatgaaatgtcattttcttaaaaaaaaaaacagaagacaATTGAAGCAAAATTAACCATGTTGTAAGCACTCATTCTATATATGATTTGCAGTCCACATTCTATTCATCTATTTTCTAAACCTTAAGAACCTGGCAGTGAACAATATGACTCTGGAGACGTCTACGCCCGGCCAAACTTGACCAAAGATTAGTAACAAAAGTTTTGATGGGTCCATAACCAGCAAGTGTCTCCCAGTTAGATGACTTCTTCGGAGCCCCAGCAACATCAACCAATGTTATACTCATGTTATTCCGGATGATGCACAGCTTCCCATTGATCGGAAACAGTGCAGCGGCCTCGAGCGCTCGTGAGCTCCCGAGATGCAACTTGCTATCCATGCACTTAATCCACGAGTCCGAAGCCCCATCGTAGACTCTCAACTTGCATCCATCTCTACATTCCAAGGCATATAGCATCCCATTCAAGCACGTGCACGGGTTGCGCCACCCGCTCACCATGCCATCAAACACCGGGAGCCAAGCATTAGCTTCAGGGTAGTAAACCTCACTAAGAACCTGGCGATGAGGACCCAACCCTTTGATAAACCACCTCCCTTTGTAAACAACACTGATGAATGGAATCATGGACGTGCTCATGTCTGAGATTAGAAACCACCTGTTCTTGATTGGATCATAGACTTCAGCAGACTTGAGAGCTTGTTCAGCTCCTTGAGTCTCACCACCGGCCACATACAAGCAGTTGTTTAGCACACAACTGCCAAACAAGTGGCGCCGACGTAGCATGTCCGGAGCTCGGTGCCATTTGTTAGTCCGAGCGTTGTAGTA
This window harbors:
- the LOC120258803 gene encoding F-box/kelch-repeat protein At1g55270-like, coding for METKRRQPALVDSTSCLCRVDARDKKFIPVTKLCIQSNIIQPSKHNAAATSPATQAQESLLPGLPDDLAIACLVRVPRAEHHKLRHVCKRWQRLLIGNYFYSLRQSLGIAEEWIYIIKRDKDGHISWDAFDPISQQWQTLPPIPVEYSEAVGFGCAVLAGHQLYMFGGKDPVRGSMRRVIYYNARTNKWHRAPDMLRRRHLFGSCVLNNCLYVAGGETQGAEQALKSAEVYDPIKNRWFLISDMSTSMIPFISVVYKGRWFIKGLGPHRQVLSEVYYPEANAWLPVFDGMVSGWRNPCTCLNGMLYALECRDGCKLRVYDGASDSWIKCMDSKLHLGSSRALEAAALFPINGKLCIIRNNMSITLVDVAGAPKKSSNWETLAGYGPIKTFVTNLWSSLAGRRRLQSHIVHCQVLKV